In Cynocephalus volans isolate mCynVol1 chromosome 3, mCynVol1.pri, whole genome shotgun sequence, one DNA window encodes the following:
- the TBC1D21 gene encoding TBC1 domain family member 21 isoform X2 produces MTTLSPENSLSARQSASFILGLHPFVRTEAWKFLTGYYSWQSSQDERLTVDSMRRKNYEALCQMYEKIQPLLENLHRNFIETRNNIVYDIQKLYDKDPLGNVLINKKRLEKILLLSYVCNTQAEYQQGFHEMVMLFQLMVEHDHETFWLFQFFLQKTEHSCVINIGVGKNLDMLNSLITFLDPVFAKHLKGKGAGVVQSLFPWFCLCFQHAFKSFDDVWRLWEVLLTGKPCRNFQVLVAYSMLQMVREQVLLESMSGDDILLACNNLIDLDADELISAACVVYAELIQKNVPQALKDFFL; encoded by the exons GGTCTGCACCCCTTCGTGAGGACGGAAGCCTGGAAGTTTCTCACGGGCTACTACTCATGGCAGAGTTCCCAGGATGAGCGGCTGACGGTGGACAGCATGAGGAG GAAGAACTATGAGGCCTTATGCCAGATGTATGAGAAGATTCAGCCCCTTCTGGAAAACCTGCATCGGAACTTTATAGAGACTCGGAATAACATCG TGTATGACATCCAGAAACTCTATGACAAAGACCCCCTGGGCAACGTTCTCATCAACAAGAAGAGACTGGAGAAGATCCTGCTTCTAAGTTATGTCTGCAACACACAGGCAG AGTATCAGCAGGGCTTCCACGAGATGGTGATGCTTTTCCAGCTGATGGTGGAGCACGACCATGAGACCTTCTGGCTTTTCCAGTTCTTCCTGCAGAAAACG GAGCACAGCTGTGTCATCAACATTGGAGTGGGTAAGAACCTAGACATGCTCAACAGCCTCATCACCTTCCTGGACCCCGTGTTTGCTAAACACCTAA AAGGGAAGGGTGCAGGGGTGGTGCAGTCCCTGTTTCCCTGGTTCTGCCTCTGCTTCCAGCATGCCTTCAAGTCCTTCGACGACgtctggaggctctgggag GTTCTGCTGACAGGCAAGCCCTGCAGGAACTTCCAGGTGCTGGTGGCCTACAGCATGCTGCAGATGGTGCGTGAGCAGGTGCTGCTAGAAAGCATGAGCGGGGATGATATCCTCCTG GCCTGCAACAACCTCATCGACCTTGATGCCGATGAACTGATCTCTGCTGCCTGCGTGGTTTATGCTGAGCTCATCCAAAAGAAT GTTCCTCAGGCTTTAAAGGATTTCTTTCTCTGA
- the TBC1D21 gene encoding TBC1 domain family member 21 isoform X1, with protein MTTLSPENSLSARQSASFILVKRKPAIDKTEWDSFFDENGHLAKSRDFICVNILERGLHPFVRTEAWKFLTGYYSWQSSQDERLTVDSMRRKNYEALCQMYEKIQPLLENLHRNFIETRNNIVYDIQKLYDKDPLGNVLINKKRLEKILLLSYVCNTQAEYQQGFHEMVMLFQLMVEHDHETFWLFQFFLQKTEHSCVINIGVGKNLDMLNSLITFLDPVFAKHLKGKGAGVVQSLFPWFCLCFQHAFKSFDDVWRLWEVLLTGKPCRNFQVLVAYSMLQMVREQVLLESMSGDDILLACNNLIDLDADELISAACVVYAELIQKNVPQALKDFFL; from the exons GTGAAGAGAAAACCGGCCATTGACAAGACAGAATGGGATAGCTTCTTTGATGAGAATGGTCACTTGGCCAAGTCACGGGACTTCATTTGTGTGAACATCCTGGAAAGG GGTCTGCACCCCTTCGTGAGGACGGAAGCCTGGAAGTTTCTCACGGGCTACTACTCATGGCAGAGTTCCCAGGATGAGCGGCTGACGGTGGACAGCATGAGGAG GAAGAACTATGAGGCCTTATGCCAGATGTATGAGAAGATTCAGCCCCTTCTGGAAAACCTGCATCGGAACTTTATAGAGACTCGGAATAACATCG TGTATGACATCCAGAAACTCTATGACAAAGACCCCCTGGGCAACGTTCTCATCAACAAGAAGAGACTGGAGAAGATCCTGCTTCTAAGTTATGTCTGCAACACACAGGCAG AGTATCAGCAGGGCTTCCACGAGATGGTGATGCTTTTCCAGCTGATGGTGGAGCACGACCATGAGACCTTCTGGCTTTTCCAGTTCTTCCTGCAGAAAACG GAGCACAGCTGTGTCATCAACATTGGAGTGGGTAAGAACCTAGACATGCTCAACAGCCTCATCACCTTCCTGGACCCCGTGTTTGCTAAACACCTAA AAGGGAAGGGTGCAGGGGTGGTGCAGTCCCTGTTTCCCTGGTTCTGCCTCTGCTTCCAGCATGCCTTCAAGTCCTTCGACGACgtctggaggctctgggag GTTCTGCTGACAGGCAAGCCCTGCAGGAACTTCCAGGTGCTGGTGGCCTACAGCATGCTGCAGATGGTGCGTGAGCAGGTGCTGCTAGAAAGCATGAGCGGGGATGATATCCTCCTG GCCTGCAACAACCTCATCGACCTTGATGCCGATGAACTGATCTCTGCTGCCTGCGTGGTTTATGCTGAGCTCATCCAAAAGAAT GTTCCTCAGGCTTTAAAGGATTTCTTTCTCTGA